The nucleotide window AACCTTTTCCTCTCTAAACTACAAAAGGATTCGCCCAAGTCAATACATGTATAAAAACAGAATAACGGAGAATTTAATAAAGCACTTTGAATACTGTTTTGTGGTTTCTTTCGACTACAAAAAATCGTGCAATTAAAATTGAAAAGGAAGGCTTCTAACATACATTCCTTCTTTTTTACAGACGTATCTTCTCAAAAGGTCGTTATAGTAATTATTTCCACAAATCCTCTAATTCTTTATTGTTTACAAATTTTAGAAGCTTTGTAAAGTAAGATTGACTACAGCATACTCTCCTTCAGTCGGCTTACCGCTGACAGATTGTATAAGAGTAGCTTGGGAAATGAAAAAAGGACAAGAATATTGTTTGAATGGGACTGTGAGTCAAATATCCCCTTCCACCAGTTTTTTGTTTAAAGGCACATAATCATTTTTATTAAAGACTACCTCTACTCTATCCAATCGATCTCCTTTAGGATATAAAACTAACTGTTGATCAAACTTTATCCCTAAAGGTACCACTATTTGATGAATAAGATTTAAAATTTTAAAACATTCTAAATCTACTCCTTCTTTCAAATGATTTTTTAGATGAATCATGACTACATCTTCCATATGATTTTGAAAATAATCATTTTGGAGCAACCTAGTCCACCTCACATTCCTTGTTATCTTGCCATTTCCGTACGATTCTAGCTTCAATGAGAGAGCCGATTAACACCTTCTACTACTGCTTTTACTTCTAATTGTCCTTTCTCATTTACTAAATCATTGCATTTATAAAATTCACTTTGTTGTAATTCAGAAATCATGATTTCTTTCTCCTTCACGTAAACAATACCATTTTAACTTTACCGTATTTCACATTAAATTCCTTATTACTCTTTGAAATAGGTTAGCACAATAACAATACCAATGTAATTATTGTCTTCTTTATGTTTTTTTGATTATTTACGTTAATACTGAAATTCAAATAAGCATAATAAAGCCCTACACCCAAAAAGGGTATAGGGGAAGCATTTACCGAATTGAATTGATTCCATTAATAACGGTATGAACGATTAAGTTTAAGTCAGACTGTTCAATCATAAGTGGCGGCGAAAGGGTTAAAACATTATTGTAACCAGCAACCGTCATGCCATTCTTTCCGATCAGAATTCCTTTTTCTTTGCAATAATGAATGACTTGGTTTACTTTTTGGATATCTAACGGCGTTTTACTTTCTTTATTATCTACTAGCTCAATTCCAATTAACAGGCCTTTTCCTCTTACATCCCCAACATAGGGATGGTCAAACAATTTATGTTTCAGTTCATTTATGACACGTTCCCCTAATTCAGCTGAACGCTCAAATAGTTTTTCATTTTCCATTATTTCTAAATTTTTTAAGGCAAGAGCACATGCAGCAGGATTACCTCCAAAAGTATTAATATGGCGGAAGAAATCGTAATCCTCATTCCCTTTAAACTGTTCGTATATTTCTTTTTTCACTGCCGTAGCCGACAAAGGTAAATAGGCACTTGTAATCCCCTTTGCCATCGTAATAATATCTGGCTTTATCTGTTCATTCATGAAACCAAATGGCTTACCTGTTCGACCAAACCCACATATCACTTCATCGACAATTAACAGTGCCCCATGTTTTTCACAAACTTCTTTTGCTGCCCTCATATATCCCTCTGGAGGAACAAGGATGCCCCCTCCCGTAATAATGGGCTCCATAATCATGGCGGCAATCGTTTCGCTCAGCTCCCAAGTCATCGTTTTATCAATCTCTTGAACGGAGGAAAGCTCTTGCGGATGCTTAACATCCGTGTTATCTCGGTAAGCATCAGGTGGTGATACGTGAAGGAACCCTTGTGCAAGCGGTTCATATTTATATTTACGTTGAGCTTGCCCCGTAGCAGCTAAAGACCCCATCGAATTCCCGTGATACGATCGATATCGTGACACGATTTTATATCTGCTATGCTCTCCTTTTTGGTAGTGGAACTGCCGAGCAATTTTAAAAGCTGTTTCATTTGCTTCTGAACCACTATTTGAAAAGAAAAATACATATTCATTGTTTAACCATTCATTTAATTTCTCCGCTAAACGAATCGCAGGTTCATGGCTTTGTGTTAAGGGAAAATACGCCATTTTTTTTAATTGTTCATAGGCAGCATCGGCTAATTCTTGGCGACCGTACCCCACATTGACACACCATAACCCCGCCATAGCATCCAAATATTTTTTTCCATCCTCGGTGGTGATCCAAGCACCTTCTGATTCTTTCACAATCATTGTAGAATCAGAATTATACGGCTTCATTGAATGCCAAAGCATTTGTTCGTCCTTATTTAAAAGTGAATCTCTCGTCTCTCTAGCTTGAACCATACTGTTCCCCCTTTCTTTCATTCATTACACTATATGCGCTATATTATTTAATAATCAAAACGAGATGTAATCATTTTCT belongs to Bacillus spongiae and includes:
- a CDS encoding aspartate aminotransferase family protein, with the translated sequence MVQARETRDSLLNKDEQMLWHSMKPYNSDSTMIVKESEGAWITTEDGKKYLDAMAGLWCVNVGYGRQELADAAYEQLKKMAYFPLTQSHEPAIRLAEKLNEWLNNEYVFFFSNSGSEANETAFKIARQFHYQKGEHSRYKIVSRYRSYHGNSMGSLAATGQAQRKYKYEPLAQGFLHVSPPDAYRDNTDVKHPQELSSVQEIDKTMTWELSETIAAMIMEPIITGGGILVPPEGYMRAAKEVCEKHGALLIVDEVICGFGRTGKPFGFMNEQIKPDIITMAKGITSAYLPLSATAVKKEIYEQFKGNEDYDFFRHINTFGGNPAACALALKNLEIMENEKLFERSAELGERVINELKHKLFDHPYVGDVRGKGLLIGIELVDNKESKTPLDIQKVNQVIHYCKEKGILIGKNGMTVAGYNNVLTLSPPLMIEQSDLNLIVHTVINGINSIR